Sequence from the Bacillus sp. es.036 genome:
TAAAGAAAAATCACCTACTTCAGAGCCATCAGGTGAAATTACAAAAGAGATTCAACAGGTTATCGACTTAACAAACGCTGAACGAAAAAAGCAAGGACTATCTCCACTAAAAGCCATGCCATCATTAAGTGATGTTGCTCAGGAAAAATCACGTGACATGCAGCAAAAAAATTACTTTTCCCATACAAGTCCCACTTATGGTTCTCCATTTGACATGATGAGGGATTTCGGTGTTGACTTTAACACTGCTGGTGAAAATATTGCTCAGGGACAACAAACTCCCGAAGCCGTTGTTGATGCCTGGATGAAGAGTGAAGGTCATCGAAAAAACATTATGAACAGCAGTTTTACTCACATCGGAGTGGGACTTGCACAAGATGGGCATTATTGGACGCAAATGTTTATCGGAAAATAATGAGAACAAAGAAAAGGGTCACATTTGTGGCTCTTTTCCCTTTTCTAGATAAATATTTAGAAATTACATGAAGAAGAAGGAAGTGGATTCATTTTGTCGAATCAAGATACTAACCGGTCAGTAAGTATGTGGTTTATCAAAATCGAGTTACAAGGAGAGATTACGTATGGATTTACGATTAACTGACGAACAAGTAATGGTGCAAAAAACAATTCGGAAATTTGTAGAGAACGAATTAATTCCATTAGAAAATGATGTGCTTCGTAATGAACGAGCAGGAAAGCCAGGAATTTCTGCCGAAAAAATGGAAGAGCTTCAGCAAAAAGCAAAAAAAGCAGGCTTTTGGGGCATTAATACACCAGAAGAGTATGGCGGGGCTAACCTTGGTCAAATGATGCTGGCGATTGTGATGATGGAGGTTTCTAAAACGTTTGTCCCGTTCCGCTTCGGTGGATCCGCTGATAATATCCTTTATTACGCAAATGACGAACAGAAAGAAAAGTATCTTTTACCAACGATTAATGGTGAAAAGAAATCTTGTTTTGCGATGACAGAGCCTGGCGCTGGATCGGATACGCGTAATATTAAAATGACGGCCGTACGTGATGGGGATGAATGGGTTCTTAACGGTGAGAAAACGTTTATTACTGGTGGAAATGAAGCTGATTTTGTCATGGTGATTGCGATTACTGATAAAGAAAAACATGCCGCAACAGGTAGAGACGGAGTTACTTGCTTTATCGCAGACCGCGAGATGGGTTGGAAGTCCGAATACATTCACACAATGGGAGAATGGGGACCGGCAGGATTAGTGTTTGATAATGTAAGGGTACCAAATGAGAATATTTTAGGTGAAGTTGATGGAGGTTACAACCTCGGTCTGGAATGGATTGGTTTTGCGCGTTGGATCGTCGGTGCAACAGCTGTCGGAGCTGGTGAACGGTTACTTAAAATGGCGATTGACTACGCGAATGAAAGAGAAACGTTTGGTAAACCAATCGCAGAACGTCAGGCAATCCAATGGCAAATCGCAGATTCTGCTGTTGAGATTGAAGCTGCTAAGTGGCTCGTTTTAAACGCTGCTTATA
This genomic interval carries:
- a CDS encoding CAP domain-containing protein, which encodes MYKKIIPLLLPGLLLLGACNANNNDEEALNINKTSAPTEGIQRINSGQLTIDPNSYSTETPSAKFPHGEMVQDGQFEFNEVLPGVDPREYLPEGFPEQYGIGGKEEQQRQQKVRPDQNTGQAQPNENAAPEQEEANKEKSPTSEPSGEITKEIQQVIDLTNAERKKQGLSPLKAMPSLSDVAQEKSRDMQQKNYFSHTSPTYGSPFDMMRDFGVDFNTAGENIAQGQQTPEAVVDAWMKSEGHRKNIMNSSFTHIGVGLAQDGHYWTQMFIGK
- a CDS encoding acyl-CoA dehydrogenase family protein — its product is MDLRLTDEQVMVQKTIRKFVENELIPLENDVLRNERAGKPGISAEKMEELQQKAKKAGFWGINTPEEYGGANLGQMMLAIVMMEVSKTFVPFRFGGSADNILYYANDEQKEKYLLPTINGEKKSCFAMTEPGAGSDTRNIKMTAVRDGDEWVLNGEKTFITGGNEADFVMVIAITDKEKHAATGRDGVTCFIADREMGWKSEYIHTMGEWGPAGLVFDNVRVPNENILGEVDGGYNLGLEWIGFARWIVGATAVGAGERLLKMAIDYANERETFGKPIAERQAIQWQIADSAVEIEAAKWLVLNAAYTLDEGKDNRQLASMAKLYGSNMGNRVVDRVLQIHGGMGYTKELPIERWYREARLWRIYDGTDEIQRLIIARNLLKGHVKVGQYA